One Lucilia cuprina isolate Lc7/37 chromosome 4, ASM2204524v1, whole genome shotgun sequence DNA segment encodes these proteins:
- the LOC124419563 gene encoding uncharacterized protein LOC124419563, giving the protein MLTSSTFRCIWKIFQKLSAPIRNMLIDLIVLVLVEFIKFSMILLLMFVISYSILYIWSKYNERQQYIVSSITSERLSDGLMDSFSKYPYIVEVPSKLSAESLKLNRKKQVQ; this is encoded by the exons ATGTTAACATCATCAACTTTTCGCTGCATTTGGAAGATCTTCCAAAAACTTTCTGCTCCGATTCGAAATATGTTAATAGACctaattgttttagttttagtagaatttataaaattcagcATGATCCTATTATTGATGTTCGTTATTAGCTACTCAATATTATATATA TGGAGTAAATACAATGAACGTCAGCAATATATAGTGAGTAGCATAACATCTGAGCGCCTTAGTGATGGACTAATGGACAGTTTTAGTAAATATCCGTATATAGTGGAAGTACCATCGAAGCTTTCAGCAGAATCATTGAAATTAAATAGGAAAAAACAAGTTCAGTGA
- the LOC111690679 gene encoding pyridoxal phosphate homeostasis protein, which produces MIKRIMSDVDVKSGIQHILKRIDVAFEQRPKELKGDKPLLVAVSKTKPVEMIIDAYSVGQRHFGENYIQELVEKGNHPDILAKCPDIKWHFIGHLQSNKINKIIKLPNLYMIETVDSQKLANHLNNAWEKVEIENKQPLQVLIQINTSGEEAKNGVPPSEASSLFKFIKENLKQLDVKGVMTIGAFGYDYSQGPNPDFVKLMEVHKNICQENQLNEAELQVSMGMSDDFERAIEMGSTIVRVGSSIFGYRAKKTTTA; this is translated from the exons ATGATAAAGAGAATCATGTCGGATGTTGATGTTAAATCCGGTATTCAACATATTCTAAAAAGAATTGATGTCGCCTTTGAACAACGTCCCAAG GAGTTAAAAGGTGACAAGCCACTCTTGGTGGCTGTTAGTAAAACTAAGCCGGTAGAAATGATAATTGATGCCTATTCGGTGGGTCAACGTCATTTTGGAGAGAATTACATACAGGAACTAGTTGAAAAAGGCAATCATCCAGATATATTGGCTAAATGCCCCGATATAAAGTGGCATTTTATTGGTcatttacaaagtaataaaataaataag aTTATTAAACTACCCAATTTATATATGATCGAAACGGTGGATAGTCAGAAATTGGCCAATCATTTAAATAACGCCTGGGAAAAGgtagaaattgaaaataaacaaccTTTGCAAGTGCTTATACAAATTAATACCAGCGGTGAAGAgg CTAAAAATGGTGTACCACCTAGTGAAGCATCctctttgtttaaatttattaaagaaaacctAAAACAACTTGATGTTAAGGGTGTTATGACCATTGGAGCCTTTGGCTACGATTATAGTCAAGGACCAAATCCAGATTTTGTAAAACTAATGGAAGTGCATAAGAATATTTGTCAAGAGAATCAATTGAATGAGGCTGAATTGCAAGTGTCGATGGGCATGTCGGATGATTTTGAAAGAGCG ATTGAAATGGGTAGTACTATTGTGCGTGTAGGTAGTTCTATTTTTGGTTATCGGGCTAAAAAGACTACAACTGCTTAA
- the LOC111690681 gene encoding uncharacterized protein LOC111690681, with protein sequence MIIIEQIQYLLEGFIRRSIAVIVDGTLNVCNEIFKFAIVLVIIYYFGIWSFQFLNDVLQEDQDQNDLNTKTDIEDHQVVGETYLRIGPPDENLIKNRASLLEQLKIEAEFEEYQDKLIKSEADLEEQFLKKEIPKAPLKTRDSDEIVPFTHQFVSQMKQELNETSRASQTLKSSLGKKSKLRNNSENRPSTSNETNNYHIEDELLNKLEANKVPDVKKEILSDWDDSAKNESRAAKTKRLSKTKEERPSFDDQYDHESFHRV encoded by the exons ATGATTATCATAGAACAAATTCAGTATTTACTCGAAGGCTTTATAAGAAGATCAATTGCTGTGATCGTTGATGGTACTTTAAATGTGTGcaacgaaatttttaaatttgctatagttcttgtaattatttattattttggcaTTTGGTCATTTCAATTT TTAAACGACGTTCTACAAGAAGATCAAGATCAAAATGACCTTAATACCAAAACTGATATCGAAGATCATCAAGTTGTTGGTGAAACTTACTTGAGAATTGGTCCTCCCGATGAAAATCTCATTAAAAACAGAGCAAGCCTATTAGAACAGTTGAAAATTGAAGCAGAATTCGAAGAGTATCAAGATAAACTCATAAAATCCGAAGCTGATTTAGAagaacaatttcttaaaaaagaaattcctAAAGCACCTTTAAAAACCAGGGATAGCGATGAAATTGTTCCCTTTACACATCAGTTTGTCTCTCAAATGAAACAGGAACTAAATGAAACTAGTAGAGCTTCACAAACCCTTAAGTCTAGTTTGGGTAAGAAgtcaaaattaagaaataattcTGAGAACAGACCATCAACATCGAACGAAACTAATAACTATCATATAGAGGATGAACTTCTCAACAAATTGGAGGCAAATAAAGTCCCTGATGTTAAGAAGGAAATTCTATCGGACTGGGATGACTCAGCTAAGAATGAATCGAGAGCGGCAAAAACAAAGAGATTAAGTAAAACCAAAGAAGAAAGACCCTCATTTGATGATCAATATGATCATGAAAGTTTTCATAGAGTTTAA